The genome window AGAAAAACAACTATCTGCAGTTCCATATTCATGTTACACAATATCCTGGTTCTTACATTGTCACTTCATATTATATCTGGAGTTCTGTAATCATGGCATTGGGAGAGTGTATGGCAGCAGCTTATGGAAGTGGCTAACTTCATCCTCACAGGGAGTTTGGGAAAGTAGATGCCCATATTTGGgcaaattgatttttaaaacaaAGTTTCTTTATTTGGACAGAACAAGCTATTTGTTTGGGATTAGAAAGATAGGAAAATGGCATAGTAATTCAACAATATAGATGGTTATGTTGCTTGTTCACAACTGTTTTCAGTACTGAAAGCAGGCAGTGTCTTGAAAAGATGTTGGAGAGAAAGTTGGTACTCAACAAATATCTTTGTCCAATAATTACTGAAGGCAATATTAGATTGATGCATGCAAACTTATTgaaagctacagtactgtgctgaagtcaaaggcacatatatatatagttagggcgcctaagacttatgcacatttctgtgttttgattaaaataggaaggtggctGGTAAACAGAAATATGAGCACTTAGccttgtattagctcagtagtattaagttTTATTTGGTCATTGGAAAGACATAATACACAGTACAGCTCAAAAGTCAGGCACCCTAGctttatatatgtgcctaagacttttgcacattactgtatatTCGAGGACATGCAATAGCtatcatttaaataaataaataacacatttatttttcgaaataataaattaatatgaGTTATTGTCTGGTCTTGGCTGACAGGAGTAATGTAGAACAATTTAAGTCAACAGGTTTATGAAGTTGCCTGAGGTGGTAGCAGGCCTGAAGTTTGGGAGCATTTTGAACCTGGTAAAAGTGAACCAAAAAATTGATAAGGGGAAGATGAAGTATGAGAAAAAAGTGGTGGAACAGTAGATAGGATAGATAAGTGAGTGCAAGTGTGGGTACAGAGAGGGGAATTTGTAATGGGAAATATGGCAGAGGAAGAAATACTTTGTGTTAGTCTTGCTGGAAGAAGACTTAAATCCTGTCAGAGACACTTCAGAACCAAGGGTCTGGTGACAGCAAGGAACAGATGGAAATGATCATTTGTGGAAAAGTGTTACTAGAGAAGTTGGTGTGACTGAAAGCTCAGAAATCCCAATAACTTAATGGCATATAttccagagttttgaaagagatTGGGTTAGAGTTAATGGATGAATTGGGTCAGTAATTTCTGGAATGGTCTCTATCAATTGGAAGATAGTAAATGTGACACTACTATTTAAGAAACAGACGAGAGAAAATATGAACTACAAATATAACGGCCTCAGTATGAGGGAAAATGCTTTAATCTGTATTGAACACTTAGATGAGGATAATAGGACTGAGCAGAGTCAGCATAGGTTGAACTAAAGGAAATGATATTTAGCCATTCAGATTCTTTTGAGGGTGTTATTAGAATAGAAAAGCATCCCAAACAAGATGTTGGTGTACAGAGCTAGACCACATATCATTTTACTGGCATGGAATGAGAGCTGGTTAACAGACAAagcagtaagtgggaataaatggatcatTCTTGGCTATTACTTATGGCTACAAAAGTAGACTAAATGTCAAATTTCTAATTTTGTTGATGCAAAACTAGGTGGGATTCTGAATAGAGAAAACTATGTAACTGGCTGTAGACAAATTGAGTGAATAAGCACATGACAAATATTATActctggaaaaatgtgaagtcCTTCACTGGCACAacacagcattttttaaaaatagtgacAGATTAGTACATGGTATGTTTACCTTTGAAAGGATATATATGCAGGAATAAAGATGTCTTATTATACTTACATGGGGTTTTGGTGAGACCACCCACGAGTATTAATCCCCATGCTAAAAATCAGTGTACTTGCTATAAGAGGACAGTAGTGATGATTTGCAAGATTAGTTGCTGGAATGTTGGGTTGACTTCAAGAGATTAAGCAGACTTGGCCAGTATTCTTCATAGTTTAGACGAATGAGAGATCGACCTCATGGAAACTTACACTCTTCATACTTGGTTCCAAAGGCTGATACTTTCTTGAACGGGATATAGAAACAGAAGTCACTGTCTCGGAATAAAAGGTAAGTCACTTGGAACTgtggtgaggagaaatttcttctcctGGAAGGTGGTAATTATCAGCCACTGAGATTTACAGAGATTCTGTTGTTGAGTTCATTCAAAGCAGATGTATAGATTTCTGTATTTTGAAAGAATCAGGGGATGTGGGGATAGTGCGTAATAGTGGAGCTGTGGTATGGGATCATCCATGACCTGGACGAAGGGCCAGATGACCTATGCTTATTATCATGATCTTAAACCCAAAGGTTTTATGTTTTTGCTGAAATTGTACATCACATCTGGGTGACCTTGTAAGAATTGTGCAGTCTGCTTATGACTTTCAAATGAATATAAATGGCTGTAACCTTGTTTCTGAGGTGACCTTGAGTCACTAAGAATTGTGCAGTCTGCTTATGAGTTTCAAATGAATATGAATCGCTGTTATCTTGTTTTCATTTCAGCACAGCCGAGCAGCAATAGGAGGATTGTTTCAGGGGATGTTTGGAACACAAACTTTGGCAGAAATTGGAAAGGCAGTTGGTTCATCTCAGATAACTGCACAATCTAAGGAAGGGGTATCTGCTCATGAAAGTATTGAAACTAATTCAATAGCTATTTCACGGCTGGAAGAAACAAAGGAGCCAGAAGAAATCATTGTATCTAATGGCGAGTGTGCGGAGAAAACAGGTGTTttaaacttggctacaggaataaataatactgtgtgtgtttctgaagCCAACACAAAAGATGCAGATGAACAGAAGTTTGCCAGAGGAGATGTGCGAGAGGCTGTATCAACTTACTTGTGCAAACATAATAATGGGGAACAAAACACCATTAGTTCTGAAATGCTCCCCTTTCTTCGGAATTTGTCCAGCCAGGTGAATGATCTTCGCATAGGAGAAAAATCTAAAACTTTCAAAAATTATCCAACAGCAGAGGATGGAATGAATAGCAGGTATGATTTTCTACAAAAAAATGGAGCCTGCATCCTTGTACAAAGTATTTTATGAAAATTTGCTCTCCAAATTGTTAAGGTTACATTCAGCTTGGCTTTTAACTCTCTTAAACCAGTATCTATATGATAATATCAGTTACTGCACAGATGTAGGAATTCATTTAAGCCAAATCTCTAAAAATTTTGCTCTCTTGTGTTTTAAGTGAATAAATAATTTTGAGTGGAAATTCTGCATGTTATCAGGGCTATGAGAATTGCAGTATGAGGAAATGTTTCATAAATCTGGCTTGCTTTCCTTTGCTGGGTTAGGGTTAGACTGTAAATGAGGATGATATTTGAGATTTTTAAGGTCTTGAAACAATTCATATGGTGGATAGACTCATTTTCTAACAATGCTGATATCTGTGACAGGAGACCATAGAGCCATCAGGTGGGGTGTGGAGGTGTAGTGACGGGGAATGGGGGTTGTGGGTAAGTTCTTAAACGGATGTTTTTCAAAGATATCTCTCCCACAAAAAGCACAGGATGCTGTTGCAGAGAAGCAGATTCCTAGGTTTGGTAAGTGAGACAACAAACACTGATTGTGGGTATGTACAGTAACTGTTCATTCACAAGCAAGCAATGAAACACTTCACTCGCATGTAAGTTGAACGAgcacctatccaagtcacccaaaCTAAAGAAACTACAGTACTACACCTGTTAAATCCGTCCAAGTTACACAACAAGATTAAACAAGCAATAACCAACTCCTTAACTGGGTGTGCACCAGAAGCACGAGCCCCTCATCCTAATAAGTGCAGCACACCTTCCAAATGATTTCTCCAGTGCTGTCTGCGGCTCACAGCCTGGAGTGAGGTCGGGGTAAAAGGAGAGAGACTTGCACATGTGCATTCACCTTTATACACCTGAGGACCGGAAGCCAGTCACGGGTATCTCAACACGTGACCTAGGACCAGAAACCGGTGCCGCAGGGCACAGGAGCTAATCAGTGGGAAGGGACCTACATACCTCGAGCGAGCCCATCATTAACCAGCACAGTGAAAGTGATTTTCGGAACAGTTTTCAATCGGGAAATAAGTTAACCTTACATATTACAGATGCTATCTCAAAGTTTATAAATCTGAGACTAATAGATTTTTGTTACCCTGCCTAATCAACAGAATTCAAATAATGGAGTAGAAGTGAAAGTGGTACTGAATGCCAGAGCTGGTTATGTTACTCCTGTTCCTAAGTTTTTGTCTTGaatttgaatagattttaaaacacAATGGAACTAATATTTCACATTTGAGGGTGATGTCTGAGGGACATTTGGATACTGATCTAAGATGTCGTATCTACTTACACATAAGTGGACCATAGCTAATAGTTGTTATCGCAATGCAATGTTTTAGATTATTGTGGAAACAGGAAATGGAGAAATAAGAAAATGTGCTAAATCAGACTTAATAGCACCTCTTGTGATAGGATATTATGAAATACGTTTTTAAAGCACAATCAGTGTTGTGTTTTAGATTCTGTGCTGTCACTAAATCAGAAACTGTATTGTGGCTCCTGAACTATCCACAGGTATTAGCATAGAGAGCCTATTAATCAAAGGCAATAATTTATTGTAAATGGACAACTTATGTATCTATTATTCATTGATCCCACATTTTGTGCCACATTGGCTGTTTTTGATGAACTGCTGCCCCAAAGTCTGTACTTTCTAACCTTATTTTAATCATGAATTGTTTAAATATATGTTTTAAGACCTGTCTGCTTAACTTATGTTGCTTCCTTTCTTCACAGGCTACACCAACAGACGTTTTGTTTCGAATTGGAAAAGCATATCACTGAACATATGGAGTCAGTAGAAAATAGACTTAAAGATTATATTGATCATCGGTTAAATATATTGCAAGATGACCTTGATAAAAAGTTTGTTTCGCTCACCAAGTTGATTGAAAATATTACTGTGAATAGGACTGTAACAAAAAGTTTTGAATGTGGTGCTGTCTTAACAAATGGAGGGCTTTAAGTAACTTCACACTCCTCAAAACACAACTAAACTGTTTTAATTTTGAGAAACACTAAATTTAGCATTTAATGCAGGGAAATCTAAGCAATGTACTTGGGCTGTATGAATCTGAGGTTCAGGCATATTAAATTTGTATTTGGTGTGTTTTTCCTTGAGTGATGTATACACTCATTAATTCATGGCCAGTTAACCCAGCTAATTCAATCCTACATCTTTTTTTAACCTACCAACTTGCCAGTTTTGAAAGTCTAATTCTAGCTCTTTTGCTGTGTTAATGGATAAATCCTAAAGACTGTTTAAAGCTGGCAGTGTGGATGGATACAGGTTGATGCAGAAAGTAAGGTCTATATATGACTCATCCATATGTGTACAAATGATTCACGGGAAAATCTTGGGCACTCAAAATTTATTGCAAACTTCCAACATGTCAGCAGAAGAAAAAACTGAAAACAGCGCTGctgtaaaaaaaattttaaatgctAAATTTATAATATGTACAAAAATAAGTAACATTTGTGAAATAGCATTATAACTTTGTGAATGAATTTAATCtgttttactgattttttttttcatatttgtacTACCCTTGAAGAGTTGATCTGAAATTGATCCTTGGCCCTCCAGTGCTTTTTTGGGTACATTGGAAACTTAAAATTACATGAACACATACTTTAGCATACTTAATAAAATTATCAGGTATATTCTATTTGTCTCTCCAGCATTCACTTCTGATTTTAGACCCTTTATTGACTGCCATTTATTACCCAAGATACAAATGAGTgtgattaaatctttatttaAGTTAAAGAAAATTTGTATCCTGCTTGCATTCATGAGGTATTAGTAATGTTTTGATAGATTTGGACTTCATAAGTGGCATTAAAATCCAAATTAATTCCTGTGGAAAAAATGCCTTGGCCTTGAACTTGCATAGCATAGTGTCCTACGCAAATGAAtttatatgaaaaaaaaattaacgaATAAGTGGATTGTGAATGAATGATTTTCTCTCTTGGTCCTATGTGACATTCAATGCCTGGGAATGGTTGGTTTGGTTTTGTACATCACTAGATATTACATTAGATGCTACTAAACCATATCCAGTAGTCTTGATGCCACTGTGCAGTTTTCACCTaaaattttttgccacaggttaGATGTGGTAAACTTGTGCAGTAGTAGGCTTTACCAGCAGGGAAGGCCTGCTTTAAGGTTAATTGAGGAGATCCTGTTTGAAAAGTCCCAGACAATTTGAGCCAGACCCCAGCCCACAGTAGTCTGTTGCTAATCTAACctaaagaatttgaagatattgccTCCTATCCTTGATTTTCCAGGTGATAGAAATCAAAGACTTGGGAGATTGTATCAAAGAAgctttaacaacaggaattctgcagatgctggaaattcaagcaacacacatcaaagttgctggtgaacgcagcaggccaggcagcatctataggaagaggcgcagtcgacgtttcaggccgagacccttcgtcaggactaactgaaggaagagtgagtaaaggactcttccttcagttagtcctgacgaagggtctcggcctgaaacgtcgactgcgcctcttcctatagatgctgcctggcctgctgcgttcaccagcaactttgatgtgtgttgctcaaagaaGCTTTAATGAGTTACTCCGGTGGGtctttattttacttagagatacagcccaGAATAGGCCTTCTGGCAACCCTGATAACCCCAGTTTAATCTTAACCTAATCacggagcaatttacaatgaccaattacccatacatctttgaactatgggaggaaactggagcacctggggaaaatccATACATTCCATGTGAAAGACATACAGAAACTTCTTACAGGGGATGCCGGATgccaaaattgaactctgaactccaactccTGAGCTGTAATGaaatcatgctaaccactatgtcacCATGGTGCCCTTGTGTTATATGCAATGCAGTCATTGGGAACTGGTGATTGAAAGCATAATTGTTTCAGATGGCAGATGTGAagtgattttgattttgatattGTTGGGTTTCTGCTTCAAGTGAGCAACAACAATGAatacagtgcccaagaagagcagggtgagctgccttatcgactatcatccagtagtactCATATCTATGGTGAAGAGTGTTttaagaggttggttatggctagaatcatctcctgcctcagcaaggacctggacccactgcaatttgccattCACCACAATAGGTCCATGGCGGGTGTGATCTGATTTGCTCCCCCTGCAGCCTTGGATCatgtggacaatacaaatatttatgtcaggatgctgtttattgactacatctcagcatttaacaccaccaTTTCTACAGCTCCAGAACTTGGTTctctacctccttctgcaactgtatCCTCAagttcctaactggaagaccacagtctgcagatcagaaataagatcacctcgctgacaatcaacaccgatgtgtgcttagcccactgcgctACTCTCTAAGTCCATGactatggctaggcacagctcaaatgccatttataaacttgctgataatacaaccattggcagaatttcagatggtgacgagagggcttaCGAGAGTGAGATATATCAACTAGTTGAGCGGTGACAACCTTGCACAACAtcggtaagaccaaagaattgattgtggacttcagaaaaagaaaaatgagggaacacacaccagtcctgatagagggatcagaagtggaaagagtgagcaatttcaagtttctgggtgtcaatatctctgaggatctaacctggacccaagataacaatgcagctataaagaagcaaGACAGCGGGTATATtttcagtaggagtttgaggaggtttggtatgtcaccaaaaacattcacaaatttctacagatgtactgtggagagtatactaactggctgcatcaccgtctggggaGCActcctgcacaggatcaaagttaCCTGCAGAGATTTGTCATCtgcattatgggcactagcctccgtattatccaggacatcttcaaggagcgatccCTCAAAAaatggcgtccatcattaaggacccccatcgcccaggactgccctcttctcaatgctaccatcaggaaggaggtatagaagcctgaaggcacacactcaatgattcaggaacagcttctttccctctgccatttgctttctgaatgcacattaaacccatgaacactacctcacttttattgttattttttgcactgcttctttaatttaactatttaatacatataCAATGACCAGGTTGTTGGTGTCTGGACTGTAGTAGATCCTGTTAAACACTGTAACTGTAAAGAGTGGTTGAAATTTGACAAATGCAGATACTGTAGAAAGAACAGTCAAATCAGTACTATTTGTGCATATAACCCTGCTGGTGATAGATTGATAGAGGAAGGACTGTGCTTGATTTTCTGTTCCTGAGTCAGTGGAACCTGCCATCTGGATTTTATATATAgtgtatttatttacattttatgCTCTGTTGTATAGAGATGTGGGCTAAATGCAGCAAATGAGACTATCTCAGGGAGGCACTTTAGGCTAAAGAGCCTCTTACCGTGCCATACAACTGACTATATgactgcagtttaaaaaaaaaaaattgcacttaATTTAAAGTTGGATAGGACACAAAAATTAGTGTATGTATATGCTCTGTAAAATGTGCTTAAGTTTTTGTATATCTGTGGAGATCCAACAAATTCATCATCGGGTTTAATGGGTGAGTGAATGCATTTCACTTTGATCTTATTTGAGAAGAGGGATAAATTGAATTTTATCCTCATAAGTAAACCAGAATCAGGACATTGTTGGTTTGTGCATTATTTCTATTAACAGTTTAATCATACCATTTGAATATGTTATCCCCAGTTAGTCCATTGCAGCCTATTGTCAATTTCCATTATCTGTtgcattcatttcttaaattaatccCACTCAAACAGTGGTTATTAGATCAATATTTatacacggtagtgtagtgattacagcacaatgctttaaagtaccagtgacccgggttcaattcctgttgctgtctgtaaggagtttgtatgttctccccgtgtctgcgtgggtttcctccgggtgctctggttccctcccacagtccaaagatgtaccagttagtaggttaattggtcattaaaaattttcctgtgattagcctagggttaaatcaggggttgctggatgaGCAGATTGGTGAACAGAAGGCTTATTGGTATGAACACACAaacttctggaagaactcagtagatcaggcagaatctgtagagggaaataagCTACAGATAGTTCAGGCCAAGATTCTTTATCAGGATTTATTGCTATGTCAGGCCATAACTACATCgggactaatgaagggtcttggcccgaaatgtgaGCTGTTAATAcccctcctgacctgctga of Mobula hypostoma chromosome 19, sMobHyp1.1, whole genome shotgun sequence contains these proteins:
- the c19h10orf88 gene encoding ATPase PAAT isoform X1, whose protein sequence is MEPTPGLCVRAAWQCGEGGLQKVLRLVAADSESRGGSGESALRTETVTLERPETNTVETLCILYLQCAEQLAEIIFVEVVSEAKTMEVYTEEEYCGTCQGQRVDNPQKNSGHHVIMFKKYLKLDFPSSSCELKLLSLGGKEKIQIGEIVLGIRRASVNISRGISPLGNNINLQRVQTMMDSMGTKLSPGAQQLLNMVQFQQKHSRAAIGGLFQGMFGTQTLAEIGKAVGSSQITAQSKEGVSAHESIETNSIAISRLEETKEPEEIIVSNGECAEKTGVLNLATGINNTVCVSEANTKDADEQKFARGDVREAVSTYLCKHNNGEQNTISSEMLPFLRNLSSQVNDLRIGEKSKTFKNYPTAEDGMNSRLHQQTFCFELEKHITEHMESVENRLKDYIDHRLNILQDDLDKKFVSLTKLIENITVNRTVTKSFECGAVLTNGGL
- the c19h10orf88 gene encoding ATPase PAAT isoform X2; this encodes MEVYTEEEYCGTCQGQRVDNPQKNSGHHVIMFKKYLKLDFPSSSCELKLLSLGGKEKIQIGEIVLGIRRASVNISRGISPLGNNINLQRVQTMMDSMGTKLSPGAQQLLNMVQFQQKHSRAAIGGLFQGMFGTQTLAEIGKAVGSSQITAQSKEGVSAHESIETNSIAISRLEETKEPEEIIVSNGECAEKTGVLNLATGINNTVCVSEANTKDADEQKFARGDVREAVSTYLCKHNNGEQNTISSEMLPFLRNLSSQVNDLRIGEKSKTFKNYPTAEDGMNSRLHQQTFCFELEKHITEHMESVENRLKDYIDHRLNILQDDLDKKFVSLTKLIENITVNRTVTKSFECGAVLTNGGL